In the Arthrobacter sp. CDRTa11 genome, GCGGCTGCCTTGCTGGGCCCGAACACCGGGATGCCGGCTTCCCGGACTGCGTCCGCCACGCCTGCGGCGAGCGGGGCCTCGGGGCCAACCACCACAAGGTCTACCGCGAGCTTGGTGGCAAGGGCGGCCACGGCCTCCGGATCATTGCCGTTGATGTTGTAGGTAGGGACCAGCTTGCTGATGCCGGCATTGCCGGGAGCTGAGTGGACCTCGGATACGTTGGGGTCGGCGAGCAGGGAGCGGACAATGGCGTGTTCGCGGCCTCCGGGGCCGATGACGAGTACCTTCACAGTCTCCAAGCGTACTTTGCCCACCCGGCTGGCTCCTAAGCTGCCTCCCTGCTGAAGCAATCCCCGCTGCCGTCCGTTACGAACCAGAGGCATGATCAAGCTCCTGAACTGGCTCAAGGGCCCCCCAACGCTGGCCGCCCTGGCCGGCGTGGTGGCTGCCGCCGTCGTCCTGTCCGTAGCGGAGCTGATCGGGGCGTTCTTTACGGCGCGGGCAACACCCGTCATTGCGCTCGGCTCCACGTTCATCGATTTCACCCCGCCGTGGATGAAGGACTTTGCCATCGCAACGTTCGGCACCAACGACAAGGCTGCGCTGTTTGTGGGCATGGGCCTGACCATTTTCCTGCTGGCCTGCGTGCTGGGCGTGGTGGCCTACCGCCGGTGGGTGCTCGGCGTGGCGGGAGTGCTGCTGATGGGCTCCATGATGGTGGCGAGCGTTGTGACCCGGGCAAGCGTGAGGCCGCTGGATGCCATCCCCACCCTGGCAGGCACCGTGGCCGGACTGGTGGTGCTGCGCCTGCTGGTTGCGCCGCTCTGGCGGCTGAAGGCGTGGCCGGATGCGCCGGCGGACACCGGCGCAAAGGAGCCTGAGCGGCCGGCCAGCAGCCGCCGCGGCTTTTTCGCGGCCGCCGGCATCACGGCGGCAGCCGCCGGGGTGGCGGCAGTTGGCGGCCGGCTCCTGGGTGCTGCCCGCAGCAACATTAACCAGGCCCGGGGAGCCCTGCAGCTTCCTGCGCCGGTCAAGGCTGCGGCCGCCGTTCCAGCCGGGGTGCAGTCAGCCGCGCCCGGCGTCACCCCCTGGGTTACTCCCAACAGCGACTTCTACCGGATCGACACTGCACTGAGCGTGCCCGAGATCAACGCCGATGACTGGGAACTGCGGGTCCATGGACTCGTGGAGGAGGAAATCCGCCTCACCTTTCAGGACCTGCTCGACGCCGATCTCATCGAATCGCACATCACCCTCACCTGCGTCTCCAACCCGGTGGGCGGGAACCTTGCCGGGAACGCCACCTGGCTGGGCCTGCCCATCCGTGAGGTCCTCCGGCGCGCCCGCCCGAAGGACGGCGCGGACATGGTGCTGTCGACGTCGGTTGACGGCTTCAGCGCCTCCACGCCTTTGGAGGTCCTCCAGGATGACCGGGATGCCATCCTGGCCATCGGCATGAACGGCGAAGCACTGCCGCTGGAACACGGCTACCCGGTGCGGATGGTGGTGCCCGGGCTGTACGGCTTCGTCTCTGCCACCAAATGGGTGGTGGACCTGGAGGTGACGCGCTTTCAAGACAGCAAGGCCTACTGGACCCAGCGCGGCTGGTCGGAGCGCGGCCCCATCAAGACAATGGCGCGGGTGGAGGTTCCCAAGTCCTTCGCCAAGGTACCCGCCGGCCGCATGGCCATCGGCGGGACGGCCTGGGCCCAGACCCGCGGCATCACCAAGGTGGAAGTCCAGATCGACAACACCGACTGGGCCGAGGCAACACTGTCCACGGAGGCGTCCCTGGTCACGTGGCGGCAATGGTCCTTCGAGTGGGACGCCACGCCCGGACCGCACTACATCAAGGTCCGGGCAACGGACGGGACCGGCGAGGTACAGACGGACCAGCGCGCTGATCCTGTCCCGGACGGCGCCTCCGGCTGGCAGTCGGTCATGGTCACCGTGGAGTAGCCCGGCATTCCGGATAGCGGCCCCTAGACTGGCAGTATGCCCCACAACCCCCATGCCACCTTTACCGTGGACTCCGCCGTCGAACTTGCCGTTGTTGAACGCAGCGGCTTTGTGGAGTCCCGGCACATCGGCTCCGCGGTGGTGCTGGCAGCCGACGGGTCCGTGGTGACCGAACTTGGCGACATCACCACGCCCATCTACGCCCGGTCCACACTCAAACCGCTGCAGGCGCTGGCTGCCATGCAGTCAGGCGTGCCGCTGCGCGGCGCCCAGGTGGCGCTTGCCTGCGCCAGCCACGTGGGATCCCTGGACCACATGGATGTGGTGGAGGGCATGCTCAAGGCGGCAGGGGTCAGCGAGGATCAGCTCCAGTGCCCCGACGCCTGGCCGCACGACGAGACGGCCCGGGACTGGCTGGTCCGTTCCGGGCGCGGCAAATCCAAGCTGGCCTACAACTGCTCCGGGAAGCATGCCGCGTTCCTCTGGGCCTGTACCGAAAACGGCTGGGACACCCACAGCTACCTGGAGCCGAACCACCCGTTGCAGCAGCGCATCCGCAGCGTGATCGAGGAGTACGCCGGCGAACCGATCGCGCATCTGGGAATCGATGGCTGCGGCGCCCCCGTAGCGGCCATCTCACTCCTGGGTCTGGCCCGTGCGTTTTCGCGGCTGGCCAAGGCCCCGGGGGACAAAAACGCCAGTGCCCGTGCCGCCACGATCGCCACGTCCATGCTGGACTACCCCTGGGCTGTGCAGGGCCGCGGCGAGGCCAACACCATCGTCATGGACGAGTTGGAGGTCATCGCCAAGATCGGTGCGGAAGGCGTGCTGGCCATGGCTACTGCGCAGGGTGTGTCCGTGGCCGTGAAGATGCTGGACGGCAACCTCCGCGCCACCTCGTTGGTGGGCCTGACGCTGCTCGCGGCTGCCGGTGCCGTAGACATCCCCGGAGTCTCCAGCGTCCTGGAGAAAGTAGTGGAACCCGTGCTGGGCGGCGGCCGCCCGGTCGGCAAGATCCGGCTGGGACCTGCCGTCTCGGCACTCCTCGACTGATCCCGTTCCAGACCCCAATCCCCATCCCAGGAGGCCGGCCGCATGGCTGTAGCGCGCCGTCGTATTGACGTTGAAGAAGGCAGGGCAGCGCTGGCTGCCTGGCAGGATGCTGCCGCCACGCCGTCGGACGTTTCCGTCCCGCGTACCGTGACCGCAACCGCCGTCCGATACACGCTGGAGGAGGTCACCGCCCGGGCGCCGGGCAACTCTGTGGAGGTGCGGGTGCCGCCGTTCGGCGTCACCCAGTGCGTGGAGGGGCCCCGCCACACCCGGGGTACGCCGCCCAACGTTATTGAGTGCGACGCCGCCACCTGGCTTGCGATGGTGACCGGCCAGTTGACGTGGGCAGACGCCGTGGAGGCCGGCCGGGTTGCGGCCTCCGGACTCCGTGCCGACCTCTCCGCCCTCCTCCCCCTCTAACCCCCGGGGCTAGCCTCGTCCGATGAACGGCATGCCTGCCGCCGTTACCACGAGGGAGCCTACTGTGGCCGACGGCGGCATGCTTGCCATCAGCAGCACCGCCCGGGCTGCTTCCTCCACCGGAAACGTTGGTTCCACCCGCCTACTGCCGTCAGCCTGGAGTGCGCCGGGGCCAGTTCCGATGTTGTCCATGATTTCCGTGGCCGTATTGCCGATGTCAATCTGGCCGCAGGTAATGCCAAAGCCGCGCCCGTCCAGTTCAATACTCTTGGTGAGTCCCGTTATGGCGTGCTTGGTGACGGTGTACGCCACTCGCTGCGGCCGCGGGGAATGCGCCGCGATGGAACCGTTGTTGATGATGCACCCGCCGCCGGGGTCCTGCGTCTTCATGAGCCGGACCGCAGCTGCCGCACAAAGCATGGAGCCCGTCAGATTCACAGCCACGGTGGCCTCCCAGTCTGGAAGGGAGATCTCGTCAACGCCGCCGGCAGGTCCGAAGCTCCCGGCGTTGTTGAAGAGCACGTCCACCCTCCCCCACCGCACGCGGGTTGCCTCAAAGAGGCGCTCGACGTCGTCGGGCCGGGTGACGTCGCAGGGCACAGCCAGTGCTTGCGGATGGCCTGCTGCGGCTTCGAGCAGCTGCTGCTCCCGGCGGCCGGCAAGGGCAACGGCGTACCCTTCCGCCAGCATTAGGCGGGCAACAGCCCGGCCGATCCCCGAGCCTGCCCCGGTGACGACTGCCACCCTTGGGCCGTTCTGATTGCCGATCATCCATACTCCTCTGTACCGGTCCCAAGCCTTGCCGAAAAGATTTCAATAGGCAAGATGTAACTCTCATGATACGAAAATAAAAAGGATGAGCCCACTGCCGGGAAAGGCTGCTGGAACTCCGTTATGGTGTGCTTATGGGCAACGGCAGCAGCACGCGGACAACGGGCGTCCTGCTGGCTGCCGGGGCGGGAACACGGCTCGGCATGGGACCAAAAGCCCTGCTGCCCTACCGCGGCCGGCCTCTGGTGGAGGCCATCGCCGATGCGTTGCTGGACGGCGGCTGCCGTGAGGTGGTGGTAGTTCTCGGCGCCAGGGCCGCGGATGTCAGCACAACAGCCCACCTTGACCGCTTCCGGACGGTGGTGAACCCCGACTGGCAGTCCGGAATGGGAAGCTCCTACCTGCTGGGAGCCACGTCTGCGGATCGGGCGGACCATCTCCTGATTGCCCTGGTGGACCAGCCAGGTCTTACCACCCGGACAGTGGGCAGGCTGTTGGCTTTCCACCGGCCCGGGCGGATCACCGCTGCTGCATATCACGACGGCGGCCCCGCAGGCGTGCTCCGCCGCGGGCATCCGCTGCTCGTCGACGTCGCGCTCAGGGACGAAGTGGCAGAGACGGTGACGGGCGACGCCGGCGCACGCCTCTACCTTCAGGCCCACCCCGAGTTGGTGGACGAAGTGGATTGCAGCGACCAGTCCAGCGGGGAGGATATTGACACCCCGGAGCAGCTCCACCTGTTGGGGTAGTCATTGCGCCGCGCCGCCTAGGAGCAACTCTTCCAGTCCCCGCTTGAACCCGGCCCGCCCGCCATGGGAGGGATGCCGCACTTTCGGCGCCACCACACCGCTCCGAAGCAGGCTGCGGTGCGCCACGTTGCCAACGGCCACCACAGTCTCGATATGGAACAGTTCCGTCAGCGCCTGCCAGAAAGCATTTCCGAGGCTTGCTTCCGCCATCGTCGGAGTGCGGTTGGACCGGGGCCGCCCTGCCAGGTGGGTGTGAAACGGACAGGCACTCCAGAGCAGGGGAAGGAACTGCAGTTCCCCCAGCACCTCCCACATCACCGTCGCGGTTGGCTCGGATGGGACGCCTGCCGAATCCGGTGGCAGCGAATAGCCCTTTCCCTGCCCGAAGAGTCCGAAGCCGTTGGCTGGCCCCTCGAACATGGTGCGGTTGGTGAAGGGAACGCCGGTGATCCTCATGCCCCTGAATCCGGGTGCCTCGCCCAGCAGCAGAACCTTTGGCGAGCGGTCCAGCATTTCCTGCAGATAGATTTCCAGGTTGCGTCGGCGCTGGGCGTTGGCAGGGACTGCGGTATCAAAGAAGTTGTTGCGTCCCGGCGCTGAAGGCACGGAAGAAAGCCCCTCCACAAAGGCGCTGACTGAAGGTGTACTCACGCGCTACCAGCGGGGGTGGATGGCCTCACGGAAGTAGTGGTCGTAGATCCAGCGGACGCCCTCGTCGAATTCCTCACCGAGTGCAACTGAACCCGCTGCGGCATTGGCCTTGGCCTGATCCACAGTGCGGGCGCCGGGGATCACGGTGGTAACGCCGTCCTGGGCGGCGATCCAGGCGATGGCGGCCTGTGCCGTGGAAGTCCCCTCGGGAACAAGCTGCTCGAACTCAGCCACAGCCTTAAGCCCCAGCTCGTAGTCCACGCCGGAGAACGTCTCGCCGACGTCGAACGATTCCCCGGTGCGGTTGAAGTTGCGGTGGTCGTTCTCAGCGAAGGACGTGTCCTTCGAGTATTTGCCGGACAACAGGCCCGAAGCCAGCGGAACCCGGGCGATGATCCCCACGCCTGCGGCCTTGGCGGCGGGGAGCACCTCGTCCAGCGGCTTGAGCCGGAAGGCGTTCAGGATGATCTGGACGGACGCCGTGCCCTCGTGGCGGATCGCTTCCAGGGCTTCGTCGGTACGCTCGACGCTGACGCCGTAGCTGCGGATGGCACCTTCGGAGACCAGGGTGTCCAGGGCGTCGTAGACCTCGTTGCTGCTGTACACAGCGGTGGGCGGGCAGTGCAGCTGGACCAGGTCCAGCGAGTCGGTGCCCAGGTTGTGCCGGGACCGGTCAACCCACTGCCGGAAGTTGGCCAGCGTGTAGTTCTCCGGCTGCTGCTCCAGCCGGCGGCCCATCTTGGTGGCCACGGTGATGTCCAGCCCGGGGTTGTCCTTCAGGAACGTGCCGATGGCCTGCTCGCTGAGGCCGTCGCCGTAGACGTCAGCCGTGTCAAAGAATGTGACGCCGGCTTCCACGGAGGCTGCGAGGATGGCCTGGGCCTGGGACTGGTCCACGTTGCCCCAGTCGGCACCCAGCTGCCAGGTGCCCAGGCCCACGATGGAGACATTCCGTCCTGTCTTGCCTAATTTGCGCTGTTCCATCCCTCGACTATATGGGTTGCGGACTTGACTCGCGGGTAACCTTGGCCGCGTCCCGAAGGCCAAGGTAGATCCTGTCCCGTGCGATGGGCAGCTCGGCAAACCGTACTCCGGTGGCGTTGCGGATGGCATTTGCCAGCGCCGGGGCCACCGGGTTGAAGGGGCTTTCGCTCATGGACTTGGCACCAAGCGGGCCCATTTTGTCGTTGGTATCGGCGAAGTACACCTCGCTTCGCGGCACGTCCGCGAAGGTGGGAATGTGGTACTGCCGCAGGATATCCGTGGTGACCCGGCCGTCGTCGTCCACCACCACTTCCTCATACAGTGCGGCACCCAGGGCCTGGGCAATTCCGCCCTCGATCTGGCCGCGGCATTGCCGCGGATTGACCACCACGCCGGCGTCGGCGGCCTGGATGCTTTGCAGGATCCGCAGCTCCCCTGTCCCCCGGTTTACCGCAACCCGGAACCCGTGCACGTTGAACGCCACGGACCGCGGCGTCCCGCCCCAGCGCCCTTCGGCGGCGAGTTCGACGCCGGCTTCCGCAGCCATGCGTGCCAGTTCAGCGAGCGGGACGGGCGTGCCCTCGCAGATGACGGAATCGCCGTCCAGGACGCAGCCGGAGGACTGGACCTGTTTGATTCCGGCGGCGAACGCCCGGATCCGGACGGCCAGCTCCTCGGCTGCCGCCAGGGTTGCCTTCCCGGCCACTACAGTGCCCGTGGAGCCAAACGCGCCGGTGTCGTGCTCGATCAGGTCGGTGTCGGATTGCCGCACCTGGACCCGCGAGGCCGCCGTGGACAATGCGGTGGCCGCAAGCTGGGCATGCACGGTGGAGGTCCCGTTGCCGAACTCAGCGGTGCCGACGTCGGCCTGGTACGTGCCGTCCGGGAGGAGCCGGAGCCTGGAGTGGGCGAAATGGCCCCGCGGCGGCACGGTGTCAATCATGGACAGTGCCGTGCCTTCCCCTGTAACCCAGTCCGGGCCGAGGTCATCGAGTCCCGCTGCGCGGTACCGCTCGGCACCGCGCTCCAGCGCATCCCTGACCAGCTGCGTGCACTGGTCCAGGCCGTAACTGCCGTAAAGGACGTCCTCCTCAGGATCCGGGTGGGTGGACAGCATGTGGTCGCCCTCCCGCACCATGTTCCGGCGGCGGAACTCCAGGGGATCCATTCCGATCCCGATGGCGAGTTCGTCCATGGACGATTCGATGGCGAAGATCATCTGGCTCAGGCCATAGCCCCGGAACGCCCCCGAGGGAACGGTGTTGGTGTAGACTGCCTGGGCGTCCACCTTCTTGTTGACGCAGTTGTAGACGGCCAGGGATTCCCCGCAGCCGTGGAACATCACCCCCGGACCATGGTTGCCGTATGCACCGGTGTTGGTCAGAACGTCCAGCTGCAGCGCGGTCAGCCTGCCTTCCCTGCTGGCACCGGCCTTGAGCTGGACGGTGAAAGGGTGCCGCGTGGTGGTGGCGGTGAACTGTTCGCTGCGCGTGAGCTCAAGTTGGACGGGCCGGCCAAGCTTTAGGGCGGCCAGCGCCACGATGTCTTCGGTCAGCACTTCCTGCTTGCCGCCGAAACCGCCACCCACCCGTCCTGCCACCACACGGACCTGCTCCTCGGGAAGGCCGAAGACCCGGCAAAGGGTGCGCCGGACCAGGAACGGGACCTGGCTGGAGCTGCGCACCTGCAGCCGCCCCTCCTTGTCTACGGAGGCGATGGCGGCGTGGGTCTCCAGCGCAACGTGCTGGACGCGCTGCGTGCGGTAGGTCTGTTCGTGGATAAAGTCCGCCGCCGCGAAACCCTGCTCCACACTGCCCAGTTCGGAGTGCAGCTCGGCAACCACATTCTGCTCCGGCCTGGCGATCCGCGCGGTGGCGGCGTCCTTCTCCCCGTGGAGCGCGGGGGCGCCGGGACGGATGGCATCCTGTGGCGTGAAGACGGCCGGAAGTTCCCGGTACTCCACCTTCACGGCCCGGACGCCTGCTTCGGCTGCGGCCACGGATTCGGCCACGACGGCGGCAACGCGCTGCCCGATGAACCTCACCACATCATCCAGCACCCGGGTGTCGTCCGGATCATCGGTATACAACTCATGCTGGGCAGTGGAAAACAGCTGGGCGGGAGCGTCCTGGTGCGTGAAAACAGCCACCACACCGGGCACTTTCAGCGCAGCTTCGGTATTGATCGAGAGGATCTTGGCGTGGGCGTGCGGCGAGCGCACGAGTTTCAGGTGCAGCAGCCCTTGCAGCTGATCGCCATCCGGCTGGCCCCCTTGCATTTGGTCCCCTTGGAACCGGTCAGGCGGAACGTCCAGTGTGTAACGGGCCGTGCCGGTGACGATGGCGCGGCCGGCGGGAGCCGGGACGTCGTCACCCAGTTGCCCGGGGTGAGGCGCGGGCTGGCCTTCGCCGCCGATGCCGGAGCCCTGCCCTGCCGGATCAGGATGCCCGGCGTGGCCGCAAATGGCGTCCTCGATGGCCCGGTAGCCGGTGCAGCGGCACAGGTTTCCCTTGAGATTGCGGGGCAGGTTGTCCCTCTGGTCCTCGGTGAAGGTGGCGGCCGTCATCACCATCCCGGCCGTGCAGAAGCCGCACTGGAAACCCTGGCGCTCCAGGAACTGCTGCTGCATGGGGTGAAGGCTGCTGCCCCCTGCCCCCGTGCTCGCGGCCAGGCCCTCGATGGTGGTCACGGCATGTCCCTCGGCCCGGACGGCCGGGTAGATGCAGCTGTGGACCGGAGTGCCGTCCACATGCACTGTGCACGCTCCGCAGTCTCCGCCGTCGCAGCCCTTCTTAACGCCAAGGTTGCCCTGCTCCCGGAGGAAGGTCCGCAGGCACTGCCCGGGGCGCGGTTCAGCCGCCGCCGGTGTGCCGTTAATTTCGATAGCCATTCCTCAGGCCCCTTCCTGTGGTGCAGCTGTTTGATCGGCAGCTGTTGGCTGTGGCGGCCAGAAATCCCCCGAGACAGTGGCGGGCGCCGTGTCGGCCGGGGCTGCCAGCTCGGCCCGGATTTCTTCGGCCAGCCGGTGGGTCATGTCCCGCCGCCAGGCAGGCAGGCCATGGATGTCGTCGTGATACAGGCCTTCAGGGATGGCGTCGTCCAGGGCGGCGGCCAGCCCGGCAGCATCCGGCAGCTGGCCGAAGCGCAGCTGCACAGGCCGCTTGGTGGCCGCCGTGACGGTCAGGACAAAGGAGGTGCCGCCGTCGAGCCTTCCGATCAGCAGCACTCCCGACCGGCCCAGGTTACTCAGGGACAGCCGGCGGAACGCCACCCGCGCGGAAAGGGCCGACGCCGGGAGGTGGACGCTGCGCAGCAGTTCGCCGGGTGCCAGGCCATTTTGCCCGTCCCCGGTCACGAAGCCGGCCACCGGAACCGTGCGGCTGGCGCCGCCCGGGCCAAGGATGGTGGCCACCCCGTCCAGGCCGGCGCACAGCGAGATCACGGGCCCGGCCGGCAGCGAGGTGCAGAGGTTGCCGCCCACTGTGGACATGTTCCAGACCTTGAAGGACGCCACAAAGGAATCGCAGCATGGCCTGATGAGGTCAAGGGCGGGCCAGTCTGTTCGGCGGAATGCCAGGGTGTCCTGCAGCCCGTAGAGATCCGCCACGGTGCAGGTGGCAGCCAGCTCGAGGCCGGGGCCGGATTCCCCGTCCACCGTCACCGCAGGCCACCCGGCCGCGCCCAGATCGAGCAGGCGCCTTGGCGGCTGCGGGCCGAAGGCATAGCTGCCATAGGAGAAGAGGACCGTGCCGCCTGCCAGCCAGGCATCGCCGTCGCGCCAGTCGGCCGGGTCCGCGGTGCGGACCACCGCCTCGATGGTGTTCATGTCCATGCTGTCTCCTGCTGTACAACGGGGTTCGGGGCAGGCCGGGTGGCGGCCTGCTGATGGATGGGCGCCTGATGGATGGGCGCCTGATGGATGGGGCCCGTGGTCTCCCTGAGGGGCTGGTGGCTGGCGGCCGGGTTGCGCGCGGCGATGATTTCCGAAGCAACGGATACGGCCACCTCCGCCGGCGTCACCGCCCCAAGGTCCAAGCCAAGGGGTGAATGCAGTTGCGCTATTCGCTCAGGGGGCACGCCGGCAGCCAGGAGGGCGTCCACCCGCTGGAGGTGGCTGCGCCGGGATCCCAAGGCGCCGACGAAGGCAACGTCCAGGGCCAAAGCAGCCTCCAGGAGCGGGATGTCGAATTTGGGATCATGGGTCAGGACGCAGATCACCGTCCGGGGGTCCAGATGTCCTGCCGCCGCTTCCGCTGCAAGGTACCTGTGCGGCCAGTCTGTGACAACGTCATCAGCGGCCCGGAACCTGGCCTGCAATGCGAAGGCGGCCCGGGCATCCACCAGTGTGACGCGGTAGCCGAGCAGTTTGGCGGCCGGCAGCAGCGCGGCGCTGAAATCGTTGGCGCCAAAAACCAGCAGCCGGGGCGGCGGCAGCCGGCTCTCCACCAGCAACGTGACAGGTTCTGGCGCTGGGGAGTGCCCCTGTGAAATGCCGGAGGGAGACGCTGTGCAGCCGTTAAGTGGTGCCAGCCTGACCAGCCCTGTCCGGCCGCCGCGAAGCAGCGGTTCCAGCTGCGCGGCTGCCGAAAGCAGGGCATCGTCCAGGGCATCGCCCGGGGTACTGGTGCTGCCGCGGCCGGTGGCGGAGTCCGGGACCGTGTCCGGGGCCGCCCCCAGAAGCCGGGCGATTCCGGCAGACTGGGCCACTTGGAAGGTCGCCGGATCACGAACCACCACCAGCCCGCGGCCATTGGCGTCCACCCGCCGGATCACCGCCACCGGCCCGTCCGCCGGAATCCGGCGCAGATGCTGGAGCGTCTCCGCGCCGGCATCTGGCCGGGTTCCCCCGCCGGGCCAGGGCTCAATGTGCACCTCCAGCTCACCACCGCAGGTGAGCCCGACGGCGAAGGCATCGGCCGCGCTGTAGCCAAACCTCTCAAGGCGGGTGCCGCCGTCGTTCATTGCTTCGAATGCCATCGCCACCACCGCCCCTTCCACGCAGCCGCCGGAGAGGCTGCCCAGTACGGCACCCGACTCCGAGATGAGCATGGACGTCCCTACCGGCCGGGGAACGGAACCGCTGACATGGACGATGGTGGCTACGGCGCAGCGGTTACCGGTCAGGCCTGCTGTCCAGCCGTTGAGAGAAGGAATCAGGTCGAGCATGGCGGCACTCCTTCCGCAGTGGTGTCCATATTCTCGTTCTTATCGGGGGTTGGGCCAAGCATCGCCTGTCCCCTACCGATGCCGGCACGTCGGCAGGGGCGCGAAAATCAGGCGCCCAGCAGCACGTTGATGGGTCCGCGGGCGAAGTACACCAGGAAGCCGGCGCTGACCACCCACATCAGCGGATGGATTTTCTTCGCCTTGCCGGACGCCGCGCCGATGATGGCCCAGGAGACAAAGCCCACGCCGATGCCGTTGGCGATCGAGTAGCTCAGCGGCATGGTGACAATGGTGAGGAACGCCGGCAGGGCCACCGAGAACTTGCTGAATTTGATCTCGCGGATCTGCGCCATCATCATGGCGCCCACCACCACCAGGGCAGCTGCCGCCACCTCCAGCGGAACAACACTGGTGAGCGGCGTCAGGAACATGGAGCCCAGGAACAGCACACCGGTGACAACCGAGGCCAGGCCGGTACGTGCGCCTTCGCCGATTCCAGCCGCGGAGTCGATGTAGACGGTGTTGGAGGAGCCTGAGGTGGCGCCTCCTGCCACAGCCCCGAGGCCTTCGACGATGAAGGCCGGCTTGAGGCGGGGGAACGTGCCGTCTTTGTGGGCCACGCCGGCGCTCTTGGCCAGTCCGGTCATGGTGCCCATGGCGTCAAAGAAGTTGGTGAAGACCAGTGT is a window encoding:
- a CDS encoding FAD binding domain-containing protein, which codes for MDMNTIEAVVRTADPADWRDGDAWLAGGTVLFSYGSYAFGPQPPRRLLDLGAAGWPAVTVDGESGPGLELAATCTVADLYGLQDTLAFRRTDWPALDLIRPCCDSFVASFKVWNMSTVGGNLCTSLPAGPVISLCAGLDGVATILGPGGASRTVPVAGFVTGDGQNGLAPGELLRSVHLPASALSARVAFRRLSLSNLGRSGVLLIGRLDGGTSFVLTVTAATKRPVQLRFGQLPDAAGLAAALDDAIPEGLYHDDIHGLPAWRRDMTHRLAEEIRAELAAPADTAPATVSGDFWPPQPTAADQTAAPQEGA
- a CDS encoding XdhC family protein, translating into MLDLIPSLNGWTAGLTGNRCAVATIVHVSGSVPRPVGTSMLISESGAVLGSLSGGCVEGAVVAMAFEAMNDGGTRLERFGYSAADAFAVGLTCGGELEVHIEPWPGGGTRPDAGAETLQHLRRIPADGPVAVIRRVDANGRGLVVVRDPATFQVAQSAGIARLLGAAPDTVPDSATGRGSTSTPGDALDDALLSAAAQLEPLLRGGRTGLVRLAPLNGCTASPSGISQGHSPAPEPVTLLVESRLPPPRLLVFGANDFSAALLPAAKLLGYRVTLVDARAAFALQARFRAADDVVTDWPHRYLAAEAAAGHLDPRTVICVLTHDPKFDIPLLEAALALDVAFVGALGSRRSHLQRVDALLAAGVPPERIAQLHSPLGLDLGAVTPAEVAVSVASEIIAARNPAASHQPLRETTGPIHQAPIHQAPIHQQAATRPAPNPVVQQETAWT